The following coding sequences lie in one Lysobacter capsici genomic window:
- a CDS encoding PDZ domain-containing protein, whose translation MARATSPLRRTLPLLLAAAIGSALAHDHPKAASAAVGAAAPTAAVAPTRVHSYYFVSRGDATTSRQFAQTRQFAQAYSRNRTELGALPDPVTKPTLIRDDLRGPQLGVILAPDAKAGVRIVAVTPDSAAAKAGLRSGDSLLGVGDKSIAGADGSARLANARALLGVLEPGKPVRIRYQRDGKPASLTATPQLGERVMVFENHDGSQFVTSGNVVMRRLPNGESQVEAERIEHFQADPMMAPRMRSEIIRLDADCKNKPCPLPSISEALRWNGLNLASVDAQLGRYFGAERGVLVLSAGPELKGLEAGDVIQSIDGHQVDSPREAMVALRGKPDGGQVEVAYLRDRAKAKSTIKVPKAIAWAPPPPPPPPPPPPQPPPPAPPVPPKPPAPPTAPVPPAPLAPPGAPVPPAPLPPPPPPPPPLPPAPPHGVLLPAPAAAPAAPVWAITKKAGTSRVD comes from the coding sequence ATGGCCCGCGCCACCTCACCCTTGCGCCGTACGCTTCCATTGCTGCTGGCCGCGGCAATCGGCAGCGCGCTCGCACACGACCATCCGAAAGCCGCGAGCGCCGCCGTCGGCGCCGCGGCGCCGACCGCCGCCGTTGCCCCGACCCGGGTGCATAGCTATTACTTCGTCAGCCGCGGCGACGCGACCACGTCGCGCCAGTTCGCCCAGACCCGACAGTTCGCCCAAGCCTATTCGCGCAACCGCACCGAACTGGGCGCGCTGCCCGATCCGGTGACCAAGCCGACCTTGATCCGCGACGACCTGCGCGGCCCGCAGCTCGGCGTGATCCTCGCCCCCGATGCCAAGGCCGGCGTGCGCATCGTCGCGGTCACCCCCGACAGCGCCGCGGCCAAGGCCGGCCTGCGCAGCGGCGATTCGCTGCTCGGCGTGGGCGACAAGAGCATCGCCGGCGCCGACGGTTCGGCCCGCCTGGCCAATGCGCGCGCGCTGCTCGGCGTGCTCGAACCCGGCAAGCCGGTGCGCATCCGCTATCAGCGCGACGGCAAGCCGGCCAGCCTGACCGCGACGCCGCAGCTCGGCGAGCGGGTGATGGTGTTCGAGAACCACGACGGCTCGCAGTTCGTGACCAGCGGCAACGTGGTGATGCGGCGCCTGCCCAACGGCGAATCGCAGGTCGAGGCCGAGCGCATCGAACACTTCCAGGCCGATCCGATGATGGCGCCGCGCATGCGCAGCGAGATCATCCGCCTGGATGCGGACTGCAAGAACAAGCCCTGCCCGCTGCCGTCGATCAGCGAGGCGCTGCGCTGGAACGGGCTCAACCTGGCGTCGGTCGACGCCCAGCTCGGCCGCTACTTCGGCGCCGAACGCGGCGTGCTGGTGCTCAGCGCCGGTCCCGAGCTCAAGGGGCTGGAAGCCGGCGACGTGATTCAGAGCATCGACGGCCATCAAGTCGACAGCCCGCGCGAAGCGATGGTCGCCTTGCGCGGCAAGCCCGACGGCGGCCAGGTCGAAGTGGCGTACCTGCGCGACCGCGCCAAGGCCAAGAGCACGATCAAGGTGCCCAAGGCGATCGCCTGGGCGCCACCGCCACCGCCGCCGCCTCCGCCTCCGCCTCCGCAGCCCCCGCCGCCTGCTCCGCCCGTACCGCCGAAGCCGCCCGCGCCCCCCACGGCGCCGGTGCCGCCCGCGCCTTTGGCGCCGCCTGGAGCGCCGGTCCCGCCTGCTCCGCTGCCGCCTCCACCGCCGCCTCCGCCGCCCCTGCCGCCGGCCCCTCCGCACGGCGTGCTGTTGCCTGCGCCTGCCGCGGCGCCCGCCGCGCCGGTGTGGGCGATAACGAAAAAGGCTGGGACCAGTCGCGTCGACTGA